A single region of the Brachypodium distachyon strain Bd21 chromosome 3, Brachypodium_distachyon_v3.0, whole genome shotgun sequence genome encodes:
- the LOC100834523 gene encoding tricin synthase 1 yields MTSYRRSDSNKTLLKSDSILEYVLETTVYPREQERVRELRLITQQHPQSIMGSSPDQMQFFSVLLKMMGAEKAVEVGVFTGYSLLCTALALPAHGKVVGIDVNRDYYELGRPVIEKAGVAHKVDFRQGDGLAVLDELIAEEAEAGEEKLFDFAYVDADKLQYAGYHERLLRLVRVGGVIAYDNTLWYGSVAMPRDTPGSTAYARGVRDSMVGFNAAVAADDRVQACLLPFADGVTLCRRLK; encoded by the exons ATGACGAGCTACAGGCGGTCGGACAGCAACAAGACCCTCCTGAAGTCCGACTCGATCCTGGAG TATGTGCTGGAGACGACGGTGTACCCGCGGGAGCAGGAGCGCGTCCGCGAGCTCCGCCTCATCACGCAGCAGCACCCGCAGTCTATCATGGGGTCGTCGCCGGACCAGATGCAGTTCTTCTCGGTGCTGCTGAAGATGATGGGCGCCGAGAAGGCCGTCGAGGTGGGCGTCTTCACGGGCTACTCGCTGCTCTGCACGGCGCTGGCGCTCCCGGCCCACGGCAAGGTGGTGGGCATCGACGTGAACCGGGACTACTACGAGCTGGGCCGGCCCGTGATCGAGAAGGCCGGCGTCGCCCACAAGGTGGACTTCCGCCAGGGCGACGGGCTCGCCGTGCTCGACGAGCTGATTGCCGAGGAAGCCGAGGCCGGTGAGGAGAAGTTGTTCGACTTCGCGTACGTGGACGCGGACAAGCTGCAGTACGCCGGGTACCAcgagcggctgctgcggctggtGCGTGTGGGCGGGGTCATCGCCTACGACAACACGCTCTGGTACGGCTCCGTGGCCATGCCACGCGACACGCCGGGGAGCACGGCGTACGCCCGCGGGGTCAGGGACTCCATGGTGGGGTTCaacgccgccgtggccgccgacgACCGCGTCCAGGCCTGCCTCCTCCCCTTCGCCGACGGCGTCAcgctctgccgccgcctcaaGTGA
- the LOC100834823 gene encoding tricin synthase 2, which translates to MAAKGGGEQVADVHSSERAKTLLQSDALYEYMLKTMVYPRENEFQRELRLITKEHSYGFMSSPPDEGQLLSLLLKLTGAKNTIEVGVYTGCSVLATALAIPDDGKIVAIDINRDYFDMGLPVIAKAGVAHKVDFREGPAGPILDELLADEARSGSFDFAFVDADKPNYGNYHEQLLKLVRVGGVLAYDNTLWAGTVALPDGEREFTEHDKAIRDAMREFNAKIGADARVEPVQLPVADGITICRRVA; encoded by the exons ATGGCGgcgaagggcggcggcgagcaggtGGCGGACGTCCACAGCAGCGAGAGGGCCAAGACACTCCTCCAGAGCGATGCCCTCTACGAG TACATGCTGAAGACGATGGTGTACCCGCGGGAGAACGAGTTCCAGCGCGAGCTCCGCCTCATCACCAAGGAGCACTCCTa TGGGTTCatgtcgtcgccgccggacgAGGGGCAGCTGCTGTCGCTGCTGCTGAAGCTGACAGGTGCCAAGAACACCATCGAGGTCGGCGTCTACACGGGCTGCTCCGTGCTCGCCACGGCGCTGGCGATCCCGGACGACGGCAAGATCGTCGCCATCGACATCAACCGGGACTACTTCGACATGGGCCTCCCCGTCATCGCCAAGGCGGGCGTGGCCCACAAGGTCGACTTCCGCGAGGGCCCAGCAGGCCCGATCCTCGACGAGCTCCTCGCCGACGAGGCCCGCAGTGGCAGCTTCGACTTCGCGTTCGTGGACGCCGACAAGCCCAACTACGGCAACTACCACGAGCAGCTGCTCAAGCTTGTAAGGGTGGGCGGCGTGCTGGCTTATGACAACACGCTCTGGGCCGGCACCGTGGCGCTCCCGGACGGCGAGAGGGAGTTCACGGAGCACGATAAAGCGATCCGGGACGCCATGAGGGAGTTCAATGCCAAGATCGGCGCCGACGCCCGCGTCGAGCCCGTGCAGCTCCCCGTCGCCGACGGCATCACCATCTGCCGCCGCGTCGCCTGA
- the LOC100835131 gene encoding tricin synthase 2 produces the protein MTTGSVANVHSVMGSTNKTLLKSEALYEYMLKTMVYPRENEFMRELRLITMEHAYGFMSSPPDEAQLLSLLLKLTGAKNTIEVGVYTGCSVLATALAIPDDGKIVAIDVRRDYFDMGLPVITRAGVAHKVDFREGNGLDRLDELLLADAAANEGGFDFAFVDADKPNYVKYHEKLLKLVRVGGVLAYDNTLWAGSVAIPDGEREFTERDGSIRDALREFNAMIGADARVEPVLLPVADGITICRRVA, from the exons ATGACGACCGGCAGCGTGGCCAACGTCCACAGCGTCATGGGCAGCACCAACAAGACGCTGCTCAAGAGCGAAGCCCTCTACGAG TACATGCTGAAGACGATGGTGTATCCGCGGGAGAACGAGTTCATGCGCGAGCTCCGCCTCATCACCATGGAGCACGCCTA TGGGTTCATGTCATCCCCGCCGGACGAGGCGCAGCTGCTGTCGCTGCTACTGAAGCTGACAGGGGCCAAGAACACAATCGAGGTCGGGGTCTACACAGGCTGCTCCGTCCTCGCCACAGCGCTCGCAATCCCGGACGACGGCAAGATCGTGGCCATCGACGTCAGAAGGGACTACTTCGACATGGGCCTCCCCGTCATCACCAGGGCCGGGGTGGCCCACAAGGTGGACTTCCGCGAGGGCAACGGGCTGGACCGCCtcgacgagctcctcctggccgacgccgccgccaacgaaGGCGGCTTCGACTTCGCGTTCGTGGACGCCGACAAGCCCAACTATGTGAAGTACCACGAGAAGTTGCTCAAGCTGGTCCGCGTCGGGGGCGTGCTCGCGTATGACAACACGCTCTGGGCGGGGTCCGTCGCGATCCCCGACGGCGAGAGGGAGTTCACGGAGCGCGACGGGTCGATCCGGGACGCCCTGAGGGAGTTCAACGCCATGATCGGCGCCGACGCCCGCGTCGAGCCCGTGCTGCTCCCCGTCGCCGACGGCATCACTATATGCCGCCGCGTCGCCTGA